One segment of Carya illinoinensis cultivar Pawnee chromosome 1, C.illinoinensisPawnee_v1, whole genome shotgun sequence DNA contains the following:
- the LOC122316539 gene encoding UPF0481 protein At3g47200-like: MMLIDGCFIIELFRIQRDIILQGSRLDTISQSVENEPIFQTDWMFNGIMRDLLLFENQLPFFILTELFEMSEGHNQQYPDNAHHESVSTRHLLDCALAFFSLSLEISFVLDVNGSNYVSTTKHLLGLVHEAINPSSKERRPQKRSVEPKETKKLKNLAHPNENEDWNSIPYATYFRMSGFGFHKAKILRDVLLGEVKAKREEWKPIPNVRELQEAGVKFKKAKIDNLFHIKFNNGVMEIPPLNIVDNTESVFRNLIAYEQHSQHIDLNYFTDFATLVDYLINTSKDVELLPRKGIINSWMGDDEVVSNMFNKFCSYTHFSNGFYYADIIKEVNKHRDKRWNVRKAKLRHDYFNSPWALLSVLAVILLLLLAIAQTLFSILSYVVK, from the coding sequence atgatgctAATTGATGGGTGTTTCATCATTGAGTTGTTCCGCATCCAACGTGACATAATCCTCCAGGGTTCGAGACTTGATACAATCTCCCAATCCGTTGAAAATGAACCAATCTTCCAAACAGATTGGATGTTTAATGGCATAATGCGTGATCTActgttatttgaaaatcaactgCCGTTCTTCATTCTTACTGAATTGTTTGAGATGAGTGAGGGTCACAATCAACAATATCCTGATAATGCTCACCATGAGAGTGTCTCAACACGACATCTTCTTGACTGTGCCTtggctttcttttctctttctttggaGATATCGTTTGTTTTGGATGTCAATGGATCAAATTATGTTTCAACCACAAAGCATCTACTCGGTCTGGTACATGAAGCTATCAATCCTTCATCTAAAGAGCGAAGACCACAAAAGAGAAGTGTTGAACCCAAAGAGACAAAAAAGTTAAAGAATCTAGCTCATCCAAACGAGAATGAAGACTGGAATTCAATACCTTATGCTACATACTTTCGAATGAGTGGATTTGGGTTTCATAAGGCAAAGATACTTAGGGATGTTCTACTTGGTGAGGTTAAAGCTAAGAGGGAAGAGTGGAAGCCAATACCAAATGTCAGAGAGCTTCAAGAGGCTGGAGTCAAATTCAAGAAGGCAAAGATAGATAACTTGTTTCACATAAAGTTCAACAATGGTGTAATGGAAATTCCACCTTTGAATATTGTAGATAACACGGAGTCAGTCTTCCGAAATCTAATTGCCTATGAGCAACATAGCCAACATATTGATCTCAATTATTTTACCGACTTTGCAACCCTCGTGGATTATCTGATTAACACTTCAAAGGATGTCGAATTACTTCCTCGAAAAGGAATAATTAATAGTTGGATGGGTGATGATGAAGTTGTTTCCAACATGTTCAACAAATTTTGTAGCTACACCCATTTTAGCAACGGCTTCTATTATGCTGACATTATCAAGGAAGTGAACAAGCATCGTGACAAACGCTGGAATGTACGGAAGGCAAAATTAAGACATGATTATTTCAACAGCCCTTGGGCATTGCTTTCAGTTCTAGCAGTTATCTTATTGCTTCTACTAGCAATTGCACAAACCTTATTTTCCATTCTTTCTTATGTTGTCAAATGA